TGTGCGGCACCTTCTTGAAGGCGCGATGGAAGGGCAACGCCGCCTCGCCCGCGTCCTCGACCGAGCGGAGGAACGCCACCGAAGCCGCGTGGATCGCCACCGATCCGGCCTCGAACCGGAGCCGGCCCTGCACGTCGGTTGCGCTGGCCAGTTCCTCGGGCAGGTCGGAGTACTCGACCACACGCGTCCGACCATCGCTGCGGGCAAAGACGCCGACCTTCTCGCCTGGGTTGGCCTTGGCCACCATCTTGCTCGAAAACTCGCCCGAGCTCACGGTGCCGCCGGCGCCCGCGTGGCCGCCAAGAAACACGGGGTCGATCGGCGTGACCAGCGGGTTGTCGACCTGGAAGTAGCTCAGGTGCTCCACGCCTTCACGCTCCAAGCGGTCGAGTTCCTGGCTTCGGACCAGCGCCCGAATGACGCCGCCGTGGCCGTCCGGATTCGTCGCCAATTCGCCCTTGCCGGCAAGCAGCAGGCGGCCTGTTTGCGGGCAAAAGCTCGGCATGACGCCCTGCTGGAAGAAACGTAGCTGGTCGCGATCGAGCCCCAGCCAGTCACGATCCTCGAAGAACGAGAGCGTCTGCTGGTGGTTCTGTGGGCTGGTCATGATCAACCAGGGGATCGGCCGCCCCGACCATTCGCCGGCGGCGCGGAGCTGGTCGGCAAAGATCTCGAACAGCGTTCGGCCGCTGGCCGGCCCGATTGGCAGCGTGCCCTTGGGCCCCTCGAAGCCCAGCCGCGTGCCCTGACCGCCCGCCACCGTCAGCGCCGCAACCTTGCCGGCCTTCACCATCTCGAGCCCGGCGGCTCGAGCTTCGGCGGCGTCCAGTGCGTGGTCGCCAGAGATCCCATTCACCCCACACACCAGCGGCGGCTCGAGCCCGTCCAGCACCTCTGCCGCCCCGGCTTGTCGATACCGCTCGATGACCCCTGGGAGCGCTTCCCAGTCCACGCCGGACAGCTGACATGCAAACGCTGCCTTGCCCTCACGGCTTAACTCGCCCACGAACGTCAACAGGTGGCCCTGCCCGGCCGACTCGATGGCCGGGGCAAGGTCTTCGAGCGTGGTCTGCGCAGGCGGGGAGGTGGTCATCGCGTCGGTCTTCCTCTCTCGTCGGGGTCACTTTGCTCGGCTCGGGCGATGGTAGAGCCCCGTGGGTGGTTTACGATCTTCGCATGCCCACCCACGCCCACACGCAGACCCAGGCCACCAACCCCATCACGCATCCCTCGCGGCTGCCCCTGATCGCCCCGTCCATCCTGGCCGCCAACTACGCCAGGCTCGGGGACGAGTGCCGAAACGCCCTGGAGGCCGGCGGTGACCTGCTGCACTACGACGTCATGGATGGGCACCTGGTGCCCAATCTCGCCCTGGGCGTCGACATGCTCGCCTCGCTCAAGGCCGACCTTCCCGACGCCTTCTTCGACGTCCACCTGATGATCGAGCGTCCGGACTTGTTCGCAGAACCCTTCGCCAGGGCCGGCGCGGGTCACCTGACCTTCCACATCGAGGCCTTCGACGGCAACGAGGCGCGGGCGCTCTTCGACAAGGTCCGCGGCCTGGGCATGTCCGTCGGGCTGGCCATCGACGGGCCCACGGCGATCGAGAAGGCCGACGATTTGCTGCCGCATTGCGATCTGGTGCTGATCATGGCGATCCGGGCGGGCTTTGCCGGCCAGGCATTCGATCCCGCAGCCCTTCAGAAGATCCGCTACGTGCGTGAGCGGGTGCCCGAGGCGACCCGGATCGAGGTCGACGGCGGCGTGGGGCCGGCTCAGGCTCTGGACCTCTTGGAAGCGGGGGCCGACGTGCTCGCCGCGGCCTCAGCGGTGTTCCGGGTTTCCCCGGATCGTCGGTCGGCGGTCATTACCCAGATGCGGGAGCCAAAAGGCAAGCCGTAACGATCAAAACGACGGCCGACGAGGTTATACGGTCGTACGCACCGCATTCGGCGATCAGGAATCGCGAGGAATGCGATGCTTGAACACTGGGCCGAGCGTATTGACACGGTACAGTTTGGGTTCCCGAGGTTGCGATCGGGACCCCGCCGGGGACGGCATCGGGCGCGTGCCCGCGGCCACCACCGGCTCTGCGAGGAATGCATGGCTACGCCATCGGAAGTGCAACTGCTGCTGGTGCGGTGCTCTCGGACCGAATGGGACGAGAACGGCCGCTTGGGCGGTGATTGCGACCTGCCCGCCTGCAAGGCCTGGGGTGAGGAACTCACCGCCGCGCTGCGGGACCAGGACCTCAGCGCCATCACCGGCATCCTGACCAGCCCCGACGAGGCCTCGAGCCAGACGGCCCACCACATCGGGAAGCTGACCGACCGCAAGGTCCGCACCATCGACGACTTGCGCGAGATCGACCTGGGCCTGTGGGAAGGCCAGCGGATGGACGAGTTGAAGGACCGATTCCCGGGCGCCTTCAAGCAGTGGAAGGAAGACCCCACGTCGGTGGTCGCCCCCGAGGGCGAGTCCTTTGCTGATGCCGAGATCCGACTGCTCAACGCGCTGGCCAAGGGCCTGGACAAGCTCAACGGCAAGGGGCGCAACGTCGCGGTGGTGGTCCGGCCGATGGCCTTCCACGTGTTGCTTAACCGACTCCAGGGCCGCGACGTCGTGGAAGGGTGGGACTCGACCGCCGCCGGCCCCAAGCTGGCGTCGCTGCGGGTCAGGCGAGACGAGATCGTGCCCGCCAAGGCGGTGTAGCACGACCCGCCCGGGCACGTCCGAGAACAAAAACTGAATCTCCGGAGCCTCGATGGCCAACAATCGGTCCATGGCATCTTCCACGACCGCCAAGCCGCGCACCTGGTCTGACCTGAGACCCGAACGCCGCAGCCAGGTGCCCGAGGGCCTCTGGCTGCGCTGCCCGGGCTGCGAGCAACTGATCTATCGCAAGCAGATGGAGGCCAACCTCCATGTCTGCCCCGAGTGCGGACACCACTACCGCATCCAGGCCGGCGAGCGCATCAGCCAGCTGGCCGACCAGGGCAGCTTCGAGGCCATGTTCGAGGACCTGCTGCCCAAGGACCCATTGAAGTTCGAAGACCTCAAGCCTTATGCCGGCCGGTTGCAGGCCGAGCAGAAGCGCACGGGCCGGCACGACGCGGTGGTGGCCGGGGTTGGCTTCATCAAGGGCCGTCAGGCGGTGCTTTGCTCGCTCGACCTTGGCTTCATGATGGGCTCGATGGGCAGCGTCGTGGGCGAGACCGTGACGCGGTCGATCGAACTGGCTACCGAGCGCAAACTTCCGGTGATCGTGGTAAGCTGCTCGGGCGGCGCCCGCATGCAAGAGAGCACGCTGAGCCTGATGCAGATGGCCAAGAGCAGCGCCGCCCTGGCGCGCCACGACAAGGCGGGCGGGCTGTTCATCAGCGTGCTGGCCGACCCGACGACCGGTGGCGTCACGGCGTCGTTCGCCATGCTGGGCGACGTCATCATCGCCGAGCCGGGCGCGCTCATCGGGTTTGCCGGTCCCCGCGTCATCAGGCAGACCATCCGCCAGGAATTGCCCGAGGGCTTCCAGCGGTCGGAGTTCTGCCTGGCGCACGGGCTGATCGACAAGATCGTGCACCGGGCCGAGCTGCGCAACGAACTCGCACGCCTGATTGACTACGCCGGCCTGTGACCGCCCAGGCTCGCAGCGCCGCACTCGTGCGCCCGAGCAAGGGGTTGCACTGGGCGCTCTTTGGCGGCGCCGCCGGACTCGCGTACGCCATCTTCGGCTTGATGGCCGGCGAGCCCCTGGCATGGTGGCCGTTCGCGCTGCTCGCGCCCGTGCCGCTGATGGCCATCGCCATGTTCGCGGCCAAGGCTGGACGACGGGCCGTGTGGCGCACCGCGGCGGGCGCGTGGGTGGGCTCGCTCCCGCTCTGGGTCATCACGCACGCCTGGATGTTCCAGGTGTCGCCGGTGGGTTTCTTCCCTGGCATGCTGCTGCAAGGCGCCTGGACGGGCGTCTTCGTGCTCCTGGCGGCCATCGCCGTGCGCGGCCGAGGCGGACTGGTATGGACGTCGTTTGCGCTTGCGGTGACGTGGTCGTTCGTGGAGGTGTTCCGCGGCAGCGTGCTCTTCGGCGGCTATGCGTGGTTGCTCCTGGGCCATCCGATCATCGACGCACCATTTGTTTCGGCAAGCGGTGCGGTGGTGGGGGCCTACGGCGTGGGCTTCGCCCTTGCGCTGAGTGCCGCGGCGTTGACGCTGCTCTTGCGTTCCCGGGAAGAATGGCCCCGGCTCGCAACGGTCGCGCTCGGCCCGTGGGTGGCATTGGTGCTCCTGGCTTTCCTGGCTCCCCAACCAGGCTCGCCCCTTGACGCCCGCGTGGCCATCATCCAGACCAACGTGCCGCAGGACAATCGGATGGCCTGGTCGATGGAGGACCAGGTCCGGCTGTTCGACGAGTTCGCGGCCATGACCGCGTCGGCGCGAGACCGGGCGGACCTGGTCGTGTGGCCCGAGACCATGCTGCCCGGCCCGCCGCTCAGCCCGCAGGCCCTCGACGAGATGCGTCGCTTCGGGCTGGTGTACGTGGTTGATCTTCCCGGCCGGGACCGACTGGAGGCGACCTACTTCGCCGATGAAGCCATCGCGCTGCACAGGGCGTTGGGCGTCCCCATGATCGTGGGCGCCACCGGCATCGACAGCCTCAGGCTCTCGACGGCCCCAGATGGTTCGGTCATGCAGGAAGACGACGGTCTGTACAACAGCGCCCATCTGCTCGTCGGTGGTGGGCTCGCCGCATCACGATACGACAAGCTGCGTCTGACTATTTTCGGAGAAGTCCTGCCGCTGGTCTCGCGTTGGGACTGGCTCGAGGAGAAGCTGCTGCTCATCGGCGCCGGCGGCATGCGATTCGACCTCGATGCGGGGAAGCAGCCGACGTGGTTCGACGTACCCATGCAGGATGGCAGCCTGCGCATGGGCACGCCGATCTGCTTCGAGGTGGCGTACGCGGGCGTGTGCCGGAAGTTGGCGCGCGGCAACGGCGATCGGGTGGATGCATTGGTCAACCTGACCAACGACGGCTGGTTTGCGACCAGCGATGCCGGCCGGGCGATGCACCTCAAGCTTGCCCGGTGGAGAGCGCTCGAGAACGGCGTTCCCATCGTGCGGGCTGCCAACACGGGCATCTCGGCGATCATTGATGCCCGGGGCGGCATCGCAGACGCGCAGATCGACTACCCGGGCGGTCTCGGGCGGCATTCGGTCGCCACGGCCGGGCAGACGTTCGCGACGCGGACGCCGCAGATTGTGATCGGTCAGATGCCCGGCCGGACGGTTCGGGCCACGCCCTTTTCTGGGCTGGGGTTCCTGACGCCGTGGCTCTTGTTCCTCCTGGGGGTCGTGGTGCAGGTGCGCGGCCTGGGTTCGGGGCGTCGGCCCGCATGAACGGCTGAACCGGGTGGGGCGCCAGGCCGTAGGGTCGGGTTCGTGGACTCAAGAACGACTGCACGTGCGAAGGGACGGTGAACTCGATGGGGCGGACGGCGACGCTGGCAGCGTGTATCGGGATCTCGGTGGCCATCGGCGTGGGCGGTTGTGCCGGCGGAGGCGGTGGGCGGGCCGCAGATCAAGGCGTTGCGCCGGACTCGGTCGAGCTGTCACAGGCACGTGAGGCCGCCATCGAGCAACTCGAGCAACTTGCCGCGCATGCTGACCCCGTCATCCGAGGCAACGCCCTCGAAGCGTTATTGGATGCTCCGGGACGAGCCTCGCCCTTGCTCGAACGGGCGCTCGGCGACCCCAGCCCCGGCGTCCGGGCGACGGCGCTGACGGGCATTGGCCGTGCCCAGCGAGCTGAATTGGCCCAGTCGGCCAAGCCCCTTTTGCGGGATCAATCGCCGTGGGTTCGCCTCAGCGCGGCCTATGCGCTGGCGGCCAATGGGGACTCGAGCGGCACGCAGGAGATCGTGCGAGCGTTGATGAACTCAGACGACCCTCGCCTGCGCGCTCAGGCGGCGTTCGTGCTGGGCGAGTTGGGCAATCCGTCAGCCCTGCCCCTGCTTCGCGAAGCGGCCGCTCGCCCGATGCCCCTGGCCCCGGAGGGTCGGGTGCGATTGATGAGCCTCCAGTTGAGCGAGGCGATGGTGAAGCTGGGAGACCAAGAGCAGATCCAGCCGATCCGGGCGGCGCTCTATCCGGCTAGCGCCCAGGAACTGGAAGCCACGGCGTTGGCGGCTCGGATCCTGGGCGAAGTGGGCGACCATGCGTCGGAGACGCAGTTGGCATTCCTGACTGCCCGGCTGGACGAGCGAGGCAACATGCTCCCGCCTGAGGTTCGTCTGGCGGCGGTGTATGCCTTGGCGCAGCTCGGCAAAACGCAGGGCGACGCCATCGCCATCGCGTACCTGGATGATCCACGGGCATCGGTTCGGGGTTTGTCGGTACTCGCGCTGGGCGAGATTGGTAAGACCCGTCACCTGGACAAGATGGGGTTGCTGCTGGCAGACCCAGATCCCTCCGTGCGGGTTCATGCCGCGGCTGCTGTTGTCCGGCTGACACGACCGTGATAACCTGTGCCCTCTCCGGGCGAACCACGTGGTGAGTGCCGGGGGCATGGGTAGCGCCGGAAACGGCCCTGCCGGCCTGCTCGGATGGAGCCGCAGGCAACCTTGCAGGCCCCGGGGGCGTATCGACGCTCACCTCGGGCCTTGTGGGTGCGGAA
The sequence above is a segment of the Phycisphaerales bacterium genome. Coding sequences within it:
- a CDS encoding UDPGP type 1 family protein — translated: MTTSPPAQTTLEDLAPAIESAGQGHLLTFVGELSREGKAAFACQLSGVDWEALPGVIERYRQAGAAEVLDGLEPPLVCGVNGISGDHALDAAEARAAGLEMVKAGKVAALTVAGGQGTRLGFEGPKGTLPIGPASGRTLFEIFADQLRAAGEWSGRPIPWLIMTSPQNHQQTLSFFEDRDWLGLDRDQLRFFQQGVMPSFCPQTGRLLLAGKGELATNPDGHGGVIRALVRSQELDRLEREGVEHLSYFQVDNPLVTPIDPVFLGGHAGAGGTVSSGEFSSKMVAKANPGEKVGVFARSDGRTRVVEYSDLPEELASATDVQGRLRFEAGSVAIHAASVAFLRSVEDAGEAALPFHRAFKKVPHIDVQTGEHIEPGEPNAVKLERFVFDAIPVAKTSMVLRVERDREFAPTKNPTGVDSVESARHMQSKRAEAWLRERGHDVPAGCTLELSGAAAWADAAGLDYTPATPLQAGQAVVL
- a CDS encoding ribulose-phosphate 3-epimerase, which gives rise to MPTHAHTQTQATNPITHPSRLPLIAPSILAANYARLGDECRNALEAGGDLLHYDVMDGHLVPNLALGVDMLASLKADLPDAFFDVHLMIERPDLFAEPFARAGAGHLTFHIEAFDGNEARALFDKVRGLGMSVGLAIDGPTAIEKADDLLPHCDLVLIMAIRAGFAGQAFDPAALQKIRYVRERVPEATRIEVDGGVGPAQALDLLEAGADVLAAASAVFRVSPDRRSAVITQMREPKGKP
- a CDS encoding histidine phosphatase family protein codes for the protein MATPSEVQLLLVRCSRTEWDENGRLGGDCDLPACKAWGEELTAALRDQDLSAITGILTSPDEASSQTAHHIGKLTDRKVRTIDDLREIDLGLWEGQRMDELKDRFPGAFKQWKEDPTSVVAPEGESFADAEIRLLNALAKGLDKLNGKGRNVAVVVRPMAFHVLLNRLQGRDVVEGWDSTAAGPKLASLRVRRDEIVPAKAV
- the accD gene encoding acetyl-CoA carboxylase, carboxyltransferase subunit beta; protein product: MASSTTAKPRTWSDLRPERRSQVPEGLWLRCPGCEQLIYRKQMEANLHVCPECGHHYRIQAGERISQLADQGSFEAMFEDLLPKDPLKFEDLKPYAGRLQAEQKRTGRHDAVVAGVGFIKGRQAVLCSLDLGFMMGSMGSVVGETVTRSIELATERKLPVIVVSCSGGARMQESTLSLMQMAKSSAALARHDKAGGLFISVLADPTTGGVTASFAMLGDVIIAEPGALIGFAGPRVIRQTIRQELPEGFQRSEFCLAHGLIDKIVHRAELRNELARLIDYAGL
- the lnt gene encoding apolipoprotein N-acyltransferase → MTAQARSAALVRPSKGLHWALFGGAAGLAYAIFGLMAGEPLAWWPFALLAPVPLMAIAMFAAKAGRRAVWRTAAGAWVGSLPLWVITHAWMFQVSPVGFFPGMLLQGAWTGVFVLLAAIAVRGRGGLVWTSFALAVTWSFVEVFRGSVLFGGYAWLLLGHPIIDAPFVSASGAVVGAYGVGFALALSAAALTLLLRSREEWPRLATVALGPWVALVLLAFLAPQPGSPLDARVAIIQTNVPQDNRMAWSMEDQVRLFDEFAAMTASARDRADLVVWPETMLPGPPLSPQALDEMRRFGLVYVVDLPGRDRLEATYFADEAIALHRALGVPMIVGATGIDSLRLSTAPDGSVMQEDDGLYNSAHLLVGGGLAASRYDKLRLTIFGEVLPLVSRWDWLEEKLLLIGAGGMRFDLDAGKQPTWFDVPMQDGSLRMGTPICFEVAYAGVCRKLARGNGDRVDALVNLTNDGWFATSDAGRAMHLKLARWRALENGVPIVRAANTGISAIIDARGGIADAQIDYPGGLGRHSVATAGQTFATRTPQIVIGQMPGRTVRATPFSGLGFLTPWLLFLLGVVVQVRGLGSGRRPA
- a CDS encoding HEAT repeat domain-containing protein gives rise to the protein MGRTATLAACIGISVAIGVGGCAGGGGGRAADQGVAPDSVELSQAREAAIEQLEQLAAHADPVIRGNALEALLDAPGRASPLLERALGDPSPGVRATALTGIGRAQRAELAQSAKPLLRDQSPWVRLSAAYALAANGDSSGTQEIVRALMNSDDPRLRAQAAFVLGELGNPSALPLLREAAARPMPLAPEGRVRLMSLQLSEAMVKLGDQEQIQPIRAALYPASAQELEATALAARILGEVGDHASETQLAFLTARLDERGNMLPPEVRLAAVYALAQLGKTQGDAIAIAYLDDPRASVRGLSVLALGEIGKTRHLDKMGLLLADPDPSVRVHAAAAVVRLTRP